From Rhodopseudomonas palustris, a single genomic window includes:
- the miaB gene encoding tRNA (N6-isopentenyl adenosine(37)-C2)-methylthiotransferase MiaB: MSPPRKLHIKSYGCQMNVYDAQRMVDALAPEGFVETANVDDADLVILNTCHIREKASEKVYSELGRLRVARDEAASHGRRMQIAVAGCVAQAEGEEIIRRAPVVDVVVGPQSYHNLPQLLARANRDGRALETEFPIDDKFGVLPQPAPDAIRARGISAFVTVQEGCDKFCTFCVVPYTRGAEMSRPVAAIIADVQRLADHGVREVTLIGQNVNAYHGDGPNGGAWSLGRLVRRLAEIPGIVRLRYSTSHPNDVDDDLLTAHRDLPALMPFVHLPVQSGSDRILAAMNRKHTADDYRRVIDRFRAASDAIAFSSDFIVGFPGETERDFSATLALVAQIGYAGAYSFKYSPRPGTPAAEMPEMVPAAVMDERLERLQQLIDQQQAAFNKAAIGRTVEVLFERAGRKPGQIVGRTAYLQPAHVMAPDSIVGQVLPVRVDSLERYSLLGELASATSRPADAMAATGA, translated from the coding sequence ATGTCTCCGCCGCGCAAGCTGCACATCAAGTCATACGGCTGTCAGATGAATGTCTACGATGCCCAGCGCATGGTGGACGCGCTGGCGCCGGAAGGCTTTGTCGAGACTGCGAACGTGGATGACGCCGACCTGGTGATCCTGAACACCTGCCACATCCGCGAGAAGGCGTCCGAGAAGGTCTATTCCGAACTCGGCCGGCTGCGGGTCGCGCGCGACGAGGCCGCCAGCCACGGCCGGCGGATGCAGATCGCGGTCGCGGGGTGCGTGGCGCAGGCCGAAGGCGAAGAGATCATCCGCCGCGCGCCGGTGGTCGACGTCGTGGTCGGACCGCAGAGCTATCACAACTTGCCGCAACTGCTGGCGCGGGCGAACCGCGACGGCCGCGCGCTGGAGACCGAGTTCCCGATCGACGACAAATTCGGCGTGCTGCCGCAGCCGGCGCCGGACGCGATCCGCGCCCGCGGAATCTCGGCATTCGTCACGGTCCAGGAAGGCTGCGACAAATTCTGCACCTTCTGCGTGGTGCCCTATACCCGTGGTGCCGAGATGTCGCGCCCGGTGGCGGCGATCATCGCGGACGTCCAGCGGCTCGCCGACCATGGGGTCCGCGAGGTCACGCTGATCGGCCAGAACGTCAACGCCTATCACGGCGACGGGCCGAACGGCGGCGCGTGGTCGCTGGGGCGCCTGGTGCGGCGCCTCGCCGAGATCCCGGGCATCGTCCGGCTGCGCTATTCGACCAGCCATCCCAACGACGTCGACGACGATCTTCTGACCGCGCACCGCGATCTGCCGGCGCTGATGCCGTTCGTGCATCTGCCGGTGCAATCCGGCTCCGACCGCATCCTGGCGGCGATGAACCGCAAGCACACCGCCGACGATTATCGCCGGGTGATCGACCGGTTCCGCGCCGCGTCCGACGCCATCGCGTTCTCGTCGGACTTCATCGTCGGGTTCCCCGGCGAAACCGAGCGGGATTTTTCGGCGACTCTCGCGCTCGTCGCACAAATCGGCTACGCTGGGGCGTATTCGTTCAAATACTCGCCGCGGCCCGGCACGCCCGCGGCGGAGATGCCGGAGATGGTGCCCGCAGCGGTCATGGACGAGCGGTTGGAGCGGCTCCAGCAATTGATCGACCAGCAGCAAGCGGCCTTCAACAAGGCCGCGATCGGACGGACCGTGGAGGTGCTGTTCGAACGCGCCGGCCGCAAGCCCGGCCAGATCGTCGGCCGCACCGCCTATCTTCAGCCGGCGCACGTGATGGCGCCCGACAGCATCGTCGGGCAGGTGCTGCCGGTCCGCGTCGACAGCCTCGAACGCTACAGTCTGCTCGGCGAACTCGCATCCGCAACCTCCCGGCCGGCCGATGCGATGGCCGCCACAGGAGCCTGA
- a CDS encoding HAD family hydrolase, whose protein sequence is MTPDLVIFDCDGVLVDSELISCRVHAETLTRYGYPITPDQVAARFLGRSGREARREIEAELGRPFADDLETHLLDELLRAFAETLQPIPFVSAALDALGRPFCVASSGTLDRIRVALTHAGLHARFAPHLFSAEQVARGKPAPDLFLFAAARMGAPPERCVVIEDSVPGVLGAKAAGMTVLGFHGGSHCVGATAAALRAAGADRCFADMRQLPRIIEEI, encoded by the coding sequence GTGACCCCCGACCTCGTCATCTTCGATTGCGACGGCGTGCTGGTCGACAGCGAGCTGATCTCCTGCCGCGTTCACGCCGAGACCCTGACCCGCTACGGCTATCCGATCACGCCCGATCAGGTCGCGGCGCGTTTCCTCGGCAGATCGGGGCGCGAAGCGCGGCGTGAAATCGAAGCCGAGCTGGGCCGTCCGTTCGCCGACGATCTCGAAACCCATCTGCTCGACGAACTGCTCCGCGCCTTCGCCGAAACGCTGCAGCCGATACCGTTCGTCTCCGCTGCGCTCGACGCCCTGGGACGACCGTTCTGCGTCGCCTCGAGCGGCACGCTGGATCGCATCCGGGTAGCGCTGACCCATGCGGGCCTGCACGCCCGATTCGCGCCGCACCTGTTCTCGGCCGAGCAGGTCGCCCGCGGCAAGCCGGCGCCCGATCTGTTTCTGTTCGCCGCAGCCCGAATGGGGGCGCCGCCTGAACGCTGCGTGGTGATCGAAGACAGCGTGCCGGGGGTGCTGGGGGCCAAGGCGGCCGGCATGACGGTGCTCGGTTTTCACGGCGGCAGCCATTGCGTCGGCGCCACGGCAGCCGCCCTGCGCGCCGCCGGCGCCGACCGCTGCTTTGCCGACATGCGGCAATTGCCTAGAATCATTGAAGAAATCTGA
- a CDS encoding Fur family transcriptional regulator, whose product MSEPKATEIEARCAATGMRMTEQRRVIARVLADSQDHPDVEELYTRCVAIDDKISISTVYRTVKLFEDAGIIERHDFREGRARYEQMRDSHHDHLINLRDGKVIEFTNEEIEKLQAEIARRLGYKLVDHRLELYCVPLEDEKS is encoded by the coding sequence ATGTCCGAACCCAAGGCAACTGAAATCGAAGCCCGCTGCGCCGCCACCGGCATGCGCATGACGGAGCAGCGCCGCGTGATTGCACGTGTCCTCGCGGACTCGCAGGATCATCCCGACGTCGAGGAACTGTACACCCGCTGCGTCGCGATCGACGACAAGATCTCGATCTCCACGGTGTATCGCACCGTGAAGCTGTTCGAGGACGCCGGCATCATCGAGCGGCACGACTTCCGTGAGGGACGTGCGCGCTACGAACAGATGCGCGACAGCCACCACGATCATCTGATCAACCTGCGCGACGGCAAGGTGATCGAGTTCACCAACGAAGAGATCGAGAAGCTGCAGGCGGAGATCGCCCGGCGGCTCGGCTACAAGCTGGTCGATCATCGGCTCGAACTGTATTGCGTACCGCTGGAAGACGAAAAGTCCTGA
- the rimI gene encoding ribosomal protein S18-alanine N-acetyltransferase, producing MMTWLAEFWGYADAVVEQATLRDAPKLAELHAASFHRGWDEQEFADLLSERNTLVHRLRVGRRIIGFVASRIGADEAEILSIAIAASYRGRGLSREMLRTHLGHLAGRGVATVFLEVEENNQPARRLYDRTGFRVVGRRERYYRQPNGEQLNAMIMRRDLS from the coding sequence ATGATGACGTGGCTGGCCGAGTTCTGGGGTTACGCCGATGCGGTCGTCGAGCAGGCGACGCTACGCGATGCGCCGAAGCTCGCAGAGCTTCACGCAGCCTCGTTTCATCGCGGCTGGGACGAGCAGGAGTTCGCTGATCTGCTCAGCGAGCGTAACACGCTGGTGCACCGGCTCCGGGTCGGCAGGCGAATCATCGGCTTCGTCGCCTCGCGGATCGGCGCCGACGAGGCCGAGATCCTGTCGATCGCGATCGCCGCATCCTATCGCGGCCGCGGCCTGTCGCGCGAAATGCTCCGAACTCACCTCGGCCACCTCGCCGGCCGCGGCGTCGCCACAGTGTTTCTCGAAGTGGAAGAAAACAATCAGCCGGCGCGGCGACTCTACGATCGTACCGGCTTTCGGGTGGTGGGGCGGCGCGAACGCTATTACCGGCAGCCGAACGGGGAACAATTGAACGCAATGATAATGCGTCGCGACTTGTCCTGA
- the tsaB gene encoding tRNA (adenosine(37)-N6)-threonylcarbamoyltransferase complex dimerization subunit type 1 TsaB has translation MLILAIDTALDACAAAVLDTEANRLLAGESQAMQRGHAEALMPLLGRVMDASGIGFLDIDRIAVTTGPGSFTGLRVGLSAARGIALAAAKPVVGLTTLSAFAAPLVSETDDTPILSVIDARHDHVYYQLVAGNGTMIVRPRVAPIAEALEAARYGAPRLVGNAAQLVAERWPAMTPPPLAVDQRPAPDIGWLAWLGAAATPEAAPAKPFYLRPPDAKPKLDPIAQSAQPAA, from the coding sequence ATGCTGATCCTCGCCATCGACACCGCTCTCGACGCCTGCGCAGCCGCGGTGCTGGACACCGAGGCCAACCGGCTGCTGGCCGGCGAATCGCAGGCGATGCAGCGCGGTCATGCCGAGGCCTTGATGCCGCTGCTCGGCCGGGTGATGGACGCCTCCGGAATCGGCTTTCTCGATATCGACCGCATCGCAGTGACCACCGGACCTGGTAGTTTCACGGGGCTCCGCGTCGGTCTGTCGGCCGCGCGCGGGATCGCGCTGGCCGCTGCCAAGCCGGTCGTCGGACTGACGACGCTGTCGGCCTTCGCGGCGCCGCTGGTGAGCGAGACCGACGACACCCCGATCCTGTCGGTGATCGACGCCCGGCACGACCACGTCTACTATCAACTCGTCGCCGGCAACGGCACGATGATCGTGCGGCCGCGAGTGGCGCCGATCGCCGAAGCGCTGGAAGCGGCGCGTTACGGCGCGCCGCGACTGGTCGGCAACGCCGCGCAGCTCGTCGCCGAGCGCTGGCCCGCCATGACGCCGCCGCCGCTCGCAGTCGATCAGCGGCCCGCGCCGGATATCGGCTGGCTGGCCTGGCTCGGTGCGGCCGCAACACCGGAAGCCGCGCCTGCCAAGCCGTTCTATCTGCGGCCACCCGACGCCAAACCGAAGCTCGACCCGATCGCGCAATCGGCGCAGCCCGCCGCATGA
- a CDS encoding NifU family protein — MFIQTEPTPNPATLKFIPGRSVLDSGTLEFTDAAQAARSPLAARLFDIDGVSGVFYGADFVTVTKDKGEWQHLKPAILGAIMEHYMSGAPILADGKSDGDDGDDDEFYAEGDAETVEIIKDLIETRVRPAVANDGGDITFRGFKDGIVYLNMRGACAGCPSSTATLQHGIQNLLKHFVPEVVEVRPLA; from the coding sequence ATGTTCATTCAGACCGAACCGACCCCCAATCCGGCCACGCTCAAGTTCATTCCCGGCCGCAGCGTGCTCGACAGCGGCACGCTGGAATTCACCGATGCGGCCCAGGCGGCGCGTTCGCCGCTGGCGGCGCGGCTGTTCGACATCGACGGCGTCAGTGGCGTGTTCTACGGCGCCGACTTCGTGACCGTCACCAAGGACAAGGGCGAGTGGCAGCACCTCAAGCCGGCGATCCTCGGCGCCATCATGGAGCACTACATGTCGGGCGCGCCGATCCTGGCCGACGGCAAGTCGGACGGTGACGACGGCGACGACGACGAGTTCTACGCCGAGGGCGACGCCGAGACGGTCGAGATCATCAAGGATCTGATCGAAACGCGGGTGCGTCCGGCGGTCGCCAATGACGGCGGCGACATCACCTTCCGCGGCTTCAAGGACGGCATCGTCTATCTCAACATGCGCGGCGCCTGCGCCGGCTGCCCGTCGTCGACCGCGACCTTGCAGCACGGCATCCAGAATCTGCTGAAGCATTTCGTCCCCGAAGTGGTCGAGGTCCGTCCGCTGGCCTGA
- a CDS encoding universal stress protein, whose product MSSQRRSYESGHKPKCLVIVDDTAEWDRAVYYGSRWAVRVGGGVVMLRVIEILDKNQQWLGVADVMRAEAIETAELALDRASGRANGVAGITPERVIREGDTIGQVREAIEQDVDIVMLVLAADDGPDGPGPIVSAMVRHLGTFPVPVMMVASNLTDDDIDALA is encoded by the coding sequence ATGAGCAGCCAGCGACGGAGCTACGAATCCGGCCACAAGCCGAAATGCCTGGTGATCGTCGACGACACCGCCGAGTGGGATCGCGCGGTGTATTACGGCAGCCGCTGGGCGGTGCGGGTCGGCGGCGGCGTGGTGATGCTGCGGGTGATCGAGATTCTCGACAAGAACCAGCAATGGCTCGGCGTCGCCGACGTGATGCGCGCCGAAGCGATCGAGACCGCCGAGCTCGCGCTCGACCGCGCCTCGGGCCGCGCCAACGGCGTCGCCGGGATTACGCCGGAGCGGGTGATCCGCGAGGGCGACACCATCGGCCAGGTCCGCGAGGCGATCGAGCAGGACGTCGACATCGTGATGCTGGTGCTGGCGGCGGACGACGGGCCGGATGGCCCCGGCCCGATCGTCTCGGCAATGGTCCGTCATCTCGGCACGTTTCCGGTGCCGGTGATGATGGTCGCCTCCAACCTGACCGACGACGACATCGACGCGCTCGCCTGA
- the trpS gene encoding tryptophan--tRNA ligase, which translates to MAITQRVFSGIQPTGNLHLGNYLGAIVNFVKMQETHNCVYCVVDLHAITVPVTVWGGPDELRKNIREVTAAFIASGIDPKKQIIFNQSQVAEHSELAWVLNCIARLGWLNRMTQFKEKAGKDRENVSVGLYDYPVLMAADILVYRATHVPVGEDQKQHVELTRDIAQKFNNDFAASIAAQGFGDAYFPLPEPVITGPATRVMSLRDGTKKMSKSDPSDYSRINLTDDADAIAQKIRKAKTDPEPLPSEEKGLEPRPEADNLVGIYAALAGKPKAEVLTEFGGAQFSAFKSNLVDLAVAKLSPIAGEMKRLSADHAYVDSVLADGSDRARAIAAETMVAVKDIMGMVRKKG; encoded by the coding sequence ATGGCCATCACGCAGCGGGTATTCTCCGGCATCCAGCCGACCGGCAACCTGCATCTCGGCAATTACCTCGGCGCGATCGTGAACTTCGTGAAGATGCAGGAGACGCACAACTGCGTTTACTGCGTCGTCGATCTGCACGCGATCACCGTCCCGGTGACGGTCTGGGGCGGACCGGACGAGCTGCGCAAGAACATCCGCGAAGTGACGGCGGCGTTCATCGCATCGGGCATCGACCCGAAGAAGCAGATCATCTTCAACCAGAGCCAGGTCGCGGAACATTCCGAGCTGGCCTGGGTGCTGAACTGCATCGCGCGGCTCGGCTGGCTGAACCGCATGACCCAGTTCAAGGAGAAGGCCGGCAAGGATCGCGAGAACGTTTCGGTCGGTCTGTACGACTATCCGGTGCTGATGGCCGCCGACATTCTGGTGTATCGCGCCACCCATGTTCCGGTCGGCGAGGATCAGAAGCAGCACGTCGAACTGACCCGCGACATCGCCCAGAAGTTCAACAACGACTTCGCAGCCTCGATCGCCGCGCAGGGCTTCGGCGACGCTTACTTCCCGCTGCCCGAGCCGGTGATCACCGGACCGGCGACGCGGGTGATGAGCCTGCGCGACGGCACCAAGAAGATGTCGAAGTCGGATCCGTCGGATTACTCGCGCATCAACCTCACCGACGATGCCGACGCGATCGCGCAGAAGATCAGGAAGGCCAAGACCGATCCGGAGCCGCTGCCGAGCGAAGAAAAGGGGCTGGAGCCGCGACCCGAAGCCGACAATCTGGTCGGCATCTACGCCGCGCTCGCCGGCAAGCCGAAGGCCGAGGTGCTGACCGAGTTCGGCGGCGCGCAGTTCTCCGCATTCAAATCAAACCTGGTGGATCTCGCCGTCGCCAAGCTGTCGCCGATCGCCGGGGAGATGAAGCGGCTTTCTGCCGACCATGCGTATGTCGACTCGGTGCTCGCCGACGGCAGCGACCGCGCCCGCGCGATCGCCGCCGAAACCATGGTGGCCGTGAAAGACATTATGGGAATGGTGCGCAAGAAGGGCTGA
- the murJ gene encoding murein biosynthesis integral membrane protein MurJ: MLRPLLTVSAGTLSSRLLGFVRDALVAALLGAGVVADAFLLAFQLVNVTRRLLTEGALNAALVPAWLKVREHNGAAAAAAFAGRLLGTIALATLLMAILLGVFMPLLIAMLAPGFVGQPALLMATRDARLMLPYLAFAGPVAVMMGLFNAQGRVGLTAFSPLLFNVSLIVVTAALLIGHDDPATAALILSGTVGVAGLLQLSILAFNGRGERLASPLRAGFDAAMRTFFAKAIPGMIANSGPQLLIVAGAIIASAQPAAVSWLYFANRLIELPLGIVGVAMGAVLVPELARAVRGGDRTALSDAASRGLELAVGVALPATFGLIVLAEPTVRLLFEHGAFSAADSAATAQALAVLAIGLPAQVLAKNWSAAFFAREDTHTPLMATLISVMVALAAAVVLGRLFGASGVATAISLGAWSNAALLLGRGVQRFGVTIDAPAQRRLMLIVLAAGAMGALLWQASGFVLPIAAAGSTLVQAAVLAVLIGGGVTVYATALILLGVVRPNAALRALRRPRGLRD, encoded by the coding sequence ATGCTTCGCCCACTGCTCACCGTCTCGGCAGGGACTTTGTCATCACGTTTGTTGGGATTCGTTCGCGACGCGCTGGTCGCGGCGTTGCTCGGCGCCGGCGTGGTGGCGGATGCGTTCCTGCTGGCATTTCAGCTCGTCAATGTGACGCGGCGGCTACTCACCGAAGGCGCGCTCAACGCCGCGCTGGTGCCGGCCTGGCTGAAAGTCCGCGAACACAACGGCGCGGCCGCGGCCGCAGCGTTCGCCGGGCGACTGCTCGGCACCATTGCGCTCGCGACCCTGCTGATGGCGATCCTCCTCGGGGTGTTCATGCCGCTGCTGATCGCCATGCTGGCGCCGGGCTTCGTCGGCCAGCCGGCGCTGCTGATGGCGACCCGCGATGCCCGGCTGATGCTGCCTTATCTGGCCTTCGCCGGTCCGGTCGCGGTGATGATGGGATTGTTCAACGCGCAAGGCAGAGTCGGCCTCACGGCGTTCTCCCCGCTCCTGTTCAACGTGTCGCTGATCGTCGTCACCGCCGCGCTGCTGATCGGACACGACGATCCCGCCACCGCAGCGCTGATCCTGTCCGGTACCGTCGGCGTCGCCGGCCTGTTGCAGCTCTCGATTCTGGCGTTCAACGGCCGCGGCGAGCGGTTGGCGTCGCCGCTGCGCGCCGGCTTCGACGCAGCGATGCGGACGTTCTTTGCCAAGGCGATCCCCGGCATGATCGCCAATTCCGGGCCGCAGCTCCTGATCGTCGCCGGTGCGATCATCGCTTCTGCGCAGCCGGCGGCGGTGTCATGGCTGTACTTCGCCAACCGGCTGATCGAGCTGCCGCTCGGCATCGTCGGCGTTGCGATGGGTGCCGTACTGGTGCCGGAACTGGCGCGGGCGGTGCGCGGCGGCGATCGGACCGCGCTGTCGGACGCCGCCTCGCGCGGGCTGGAACTGGCGGTCGGGGTGGCGCTGCCTGCGACTTTCGGACTGATCGTGCTGGCCGAGCCGACCGTGCGGCTGTTGTTCGAGCACGGGGCGTTCAGCGCCGCGGATTCGGCTGCGACCGCCCAGGCGCTGGCGGTGCTGGCGATCGGCCTGCCGGCGCAGGTGCTGGCGAAGAACTGGTCGGCCGCGTTCTTCGCCCGCGAAGACACCCACACTCCGCTGATGGCGACCCTGATTTCAGTGATGGTGGCGCTCGCAGCCGCGGTGGTGCTCGGGCGGCTGTTCGGGGCTTCCGGGGTTGCGACCGCGATCAGTCTCGGCGCCTGGAGCAATGCAGCCCTGCTGCTGGGACGCGGCGTGCAGCGCTTCGGCGTCACCATCGATGCGCCGGCACAGCGCCGGCTGATGCTGATCGTGCTCGCCGCCGGTGCGATGGGCGCCCTGCTGTGGCAGGCCTCCGGCTTCGTGCTGCCGATCGCGGCCGCGGGCTCCACTTTGGTCCAAGCCGCTGTGCTGGCGGTCCTGATCGGCGGCGGCGTGACGGTCTATGCGACCGCATTGATCCTGCTCGGGGTGGTCCGGCCGAATGCGGCGCTGCGCGCACTGCGGCGGCCGCGCGGCTTGCGCGACTAG